Part of the Natronobacterium gregoryi SP2 genome, GGTGGGCGACCATGTGGTTGACGCCCACCAGCGGTACGTCGAGCGCCTGGCTCAGGGCTCGTGCGGCCGTGCCGACGGTCCGCAGGCAGGGGCCGAGGCCGGGACCCTGCGAGAACGCGACGGCGTCGACAGGGGTCTCTTCCGGTGGGCCGTCGTGGGTTTTACGGGCGTGTGCGAGCGCCTGCTCGACGACCTGCGGGACGGCGTCGTGCATGTGCTCGGCGGCTTCACGCGGGTGAATGCCACCGCTCTCTGGCTGGTAAGCGTCAGTCTCGATAAAAACGTCGGTGGTCCCGGAATCGAACACGGCCGCGCTGGCCGCCCAGGCGGTGCCTTCGATGCCGAGTACTCGAGTAGCGGTACTCACGACTTGTCCGTGTCGCTACTCCCACTCGGTGTAGCCGCACTTCCCGCAGTGCTTGCGGTCGCCGTGGTCGGCGAGGAAGACATCACCACAGCGGGGACACTGCTCGCCCTCGGTGCTCCCGTCCTCGCCGTAGTGGTCGTATCGGGCCATCTATGCTTCCTCCACTTCGGCGTCCGCGTCGGCTTCCTCGTCGACGCCAATCTTGTTTCGCTCGAGCATGTGGTCTTGCTCGACGTCGCGGGCAGCGTCGGCACTCTCGTAGACCTTGGCCTCGCCGACGGTCTTTCGCATCCCGAACTTGGTATCGAGCGCGCGGACGACGACCTCGTCGGCGTCCTTGTTGAGTTTGGCGGCGAGGCTGTCACGTACCTGCAGCCGTTCTGGCGTGGCCTCGTCGTGGGTTAGTTCGAAGGTCACGTCCGTCCGATGCAACATGGGGTTCTCCGTTTCGGAGATGATGTCGACGTCCATGATATCACTCAGTTACCCTACTATCCCCGTGTAGCGCCTAAAAGGATTTCGAAGCGCCACCCCGCTCGGCCGTGTCGCCAGTGCCGTCCCGAGTTCGATCCCTTTCTTCCGTACGGCGACTGCCACTGCCGATCAGTCGTCCGTCTTCGACGGTGTCGCGTCATCGGCTGCTGGTTTCGTGCTCTCGAGTTGGCCGGTCTCGTAGCCACCCCAGTCGAACCGTTCTTGGAAGTAGATCGCGACATAGACTAGTGCGAGCAGGACAGGAACCTCGATCAGTGGGCCGATAACGGTCGCGAACGCGGTCGGGTGGGCGACGCCGAAGATAGCGACGGCGACGGCGATTGCGAGTTCGAAGTTGTTCGAGGCAGCGGTGAAGCCGATCGCGGTCGTCGTCGAGTAGTCGGCACCGATCTCGCGGCCCATCGCAAAACTCACGAGGAACATTACGACGAAGTAGATCGTCAGCGGGACGGCGATCCAGACGACGTCGAGCGGCCGTGCGAGGATGTTGTCTCCTTGCGTAGCGAACATCACGACCACGGTGAACAGGAGTGCGATCAGCGTGACGGGGCTGATCTTCGGGACGAACTCCGCTTCGTACCACTCCTCGCTGCGGGCTCGAACCCCACCGAGGCGAGTGAGGATGCCGCCCGCGAACGGAATCCCAAGGAAGATGGCGATCGCCCAGAACACCTGGCCGACGGTGATGTCGAACGCGTCGATGCCGGCGACCAGCGCGTCCATCCCCAACACCTGCGGGAGATACAGCGCGAAGAACGCGATGTACACACCGTAGGTCAGGATCTGGAAGACGCTGTTGAACGCAACTAGCCCAGCCGCGTACTCGCTCGAGCCGTCCGCGAGGTCGTTCCAGACCAGCACCATCGCGATACAGCGAGCCATTCCGATGAAGATCAGTCCGAGGAAATACTCGGGGTGGGCCGGAAACGGCGGGACGAGTCCGCTGAAGAAGATTACCGCGAGGATAAACATCAGCGTCGGGCCGATCAGCCAGTTCTGGAGCAGGCTCAACGAGAGGACGCGCCACTTGCTGAACACCCGCGGGAGCTGGCCGTAGTTGACCTTCGCCAGCGGCGGATACATCATCGCGATCAGCCCAATCTCCACGAGGTGGTACTCCTGGATCGGGCCGACGACACCGGGTGCGACGTAGCCGAGACCGACCCCGAGTCCCATCGCGAGGAAGATCCAGACGGTCAGATACTTGTCGAGAACGTCCATCGACCGCGGGTCGCCACAGTCCGGACAGCCACAGTCGGGGCCGTGTTCGTGGTCGAGTTCACTCATCGTATCCATCTGAACATCTCTTCAAATAAAAGCCTAGTCATTCGCTCCGGACGAGACTGCGACCTCGACCGACGACGTTCGAGTCACCGAGAACCGTCGAGAACCGTCAGCAGTGCACTTGCACGGTTCGTTGCCCGATACTTTCGCCACCGCCCATCTTTCCGTTTCGTCACGAGGCCGGTGTCGACGAGCGTCGAGAGGGCGTGGCTGACGGCGCTGTCGCTGACGTCGACCAGCGGCGTAATCTCACAGACGCAAAGTTCGTCGTCCGCTTCGACCAGCAGCCGTACGAGCTGGTACCGCGTCTCGTTGCCCAGTGCCGACAGTGTATCGACGTCGTTTTCGACGACGCTCTCGTCGAGCAGCGACTCGAGGTCGTCGAGTTCTTCGAGTCGCTCCTGCAGGTCTTCGTTGCGACACTCACCGAGTTCGTCCTCGAGATACCGGCGGAGTCGATCGACTGTTTCTGCCATCGACAATAATTGCACGGGCATTCAAATAAAGCTTGTCCGGCTCGTACCGTCCCAAGCGTGGACCGACTAGTCGAGAGTTGGCCCAAACCGGGCTGCTGTACCGACGTATCGGCGCGACCACAGGAGTTCGCGGTCGCGCCGGCACTGACTGACAGCAAACCGTATCACTGCTCGACCACGACCAATCCGCTGGGCGTCTGGCTCTCGTACGCTTCGCGCCACTCGAGTGGGACGGCCGTCCACGAGTCGC contains:
- a CDS encoding 30S ribosomal protein S27ae gives rise to the protein MARYDHYGEDGSTEGEQCPRCGDVFLADHGDRKHCGKCGYTEWE
- a CDS encoding 30S ribosomal protein S24e — translated: MDVDIISETENPMLHRTDVTFELTHDEATPERLQVRDSLAAKLNKDADEVVVRALDTKFGMRKTVGEAKVYESADAARDVEQDHMLERNKIGVDEEADADAEVEEA
- the arsB gene encoding ACR3 family arsenite efflux transporter, which translates into the protein MSELDHEHGPDCGCPDCGDPRSMDVLDKYLTVWIFLAMGLGVGLGYVAPGVVGPIQEYHLVEIGLIAMMYPPLAKVNYGQLPRVFSKWRVLSLSLLQNWLIGPTLMFILAVIFFSGLVPPFPAHPEYFLGLIFIGMARCIAMVLVWNDLADGSSEYAAGLVAFNSVFQILTYGVYIAFFALYLPQVLGMDALVAGIDAFDITVGQVFWAIAIFLGIPFAGGILTRLGGVRARSEEWYEAEFVPKISPVTLIALLFTVVVMFATQGDNILARPLDVVWIAVPLTIYFVVMFLVSFAMGREIGADYSTTTAIGFTAASNNFELAIAVAVAIFGVAHPTAFATVIGPLIEVPVLLALVYVAIYFQERFDWGGYETGQLESTKPAADDATPSKTDD
- a CDS encoding ArsR/SmtB family transcription factor, producing MAETVDRLRRYLEDELGECRNEDLQERLEELDDLESLLDESVVENDVDTLSALGNETRYQLVRLLVEADDELCVCEITPLVDVSDSAVSHALSTLVDTGLVTKRKDGRWRKYRATNRASALLTVLDGSR